GGCGACAACATCAAGCGCGCCAATCTTGCCGCGGCAGAGTATCGAGGCGCGCTGCATATCCTCACCCCGCGCTCGGAACACTGGCAGCCGCCAGTCGAGACCTATTCGGCGCTGACCGGGGCGGGCATCGACACCCTGTGGCGGAAGATCCTCGAGCACCGCACCGCGATGAACGCCTCGGGCGAATTCGCCGAACGACGGCGGGAGCAGCAGGTGAAGTGGATGTGGTCGATGCTGGAACAGCGGATGATGGCACGGCTGCGCGCCGATCCGGCGATCCGCAGCAAGGTGAGGAAGATCGAAGCCGAGGTGGCCGACGGCCGCATCGCGCCGGCGCTGGCGGCGGAGCAGATCGCGGACATGCTGGCGTGACATGAGCGACAAACTCCGCATTCTCATCACCGGCTTCGGCCCGTTTCCCGGCGCACCGTACAATCCGACTCAGCCGCTGGTGGCGCGGCTGCTGCGCCTGCGCCGGCCGGCGCTGGGCGATGTCGAACTGTCCGGCCACATCTTCCCCGTCACCTACAAGGCGGTCGACCGCGAGCTGCCGGAATTGCTGGCGGCGAAGAGGCCGCAGGCGCTGCTGAGTTTCGGCCTCGCCTCCCGCACGCCTTACGTCCGGGTCGAGACCCGCGCCCGCAACGCGGTCACCACGCTGTGGCCCGACGCCGATCATACCAGGGTGCGCAAGGGATCGATCGCCGGCGGCGCCGATGCCATGATGTTTGGTCCGCACACCGCAAGACTGTTGTGCACGGCGCTCGGCACCGGCGTCGATGCGCGCGCTTCGCGCGATGCCGGCAGCTACCTCTGCAACTATCTGAGCTGGCGCGCGATCGAGGCGACCTGCAGCGACAACGGTCTCCGCCTCGCCGCCTTCGTGCATGTGCCGCCGCTGGCGCGCGATGGCACGCAGCAACGCAAGGGCCCGGCGCGGCGCGTCACCCTGGAGGAACTGGTCGACGCCGGCGAAGCCATGCTGCTGGAGATGGTGAGGCTGGCGCGAAGGGCCGCGCGGGAGAACGCATGATCCCCTCGTTCCGCTCCCAGCGTGAGGTTAAGATTAACCCTACCCCCAACAATCGCCTTCTTCCGACCTCGCCTTCACCACGCTCCGCCGTATTTTTGCGTTACTCCAAACCTCGCGGACGCATGGCAATTACGTCTGCCGGAGACGCGATCATGGACGTCAATCGCCGCCATCTCATCGGAACAGCCGCCGCCGGTGCGGCGGGGGCGCTGGCAATGTCGTCTGACGCTGCGCGGGCGGCGCCGCCGACGTCGGCGCTTGGGCGCGACGTCACCCAATATGGCGTCCGGCCTGGCAATCCCGACGACCAGACCAAGGCTCTGCAGCGCGCGATCGACGAGGCGGCACGGGCGCAGGTCCCGCTGGCGCTGCCGCCGGGCGTCTATCGCACCGGAATGCTCCGCCTGCAAAGCGGAACGCAGCTCGTCGGTGTACGCGGCGCGACCAAACTGGTGTTCACCGGCGGCGCGTCGATGCTGCAGGGCGAAGGCGCCGGCAACATCGGCCTCACCAACATCACGCTCGATGGCGGCGGCATTCCGCTGCCGAAAAGGCGGGGGCTGGTGCATTGCCTTGGCGGCCGCGACATCCGCATCGTCGATTGCGAGATATCAGCCAGCGGCGGCAACGGCATCTGGTTCGAACAGGTCTCCGGCGATATCAGCGGCAACATCATCACGAGGTCGGCGACCACGGCGATCGTGTCGTTCGACGCGCTGGGCCTGCTGGTTTCTCGCAACACCATCCTAGGCACCAACGACAACGGCATCGAAATCCTGCGCACCGCCATCGGCGACGACGGTACGCTGGTGGCCGACAACCGCATCGAGGACATCAAGGCCGGCCCCGGCGGCTCCGGGCAATACGGCAACGCCATCAACGCGTTTCGTGCCGGCAACGTCATCGTACGCGGCAACCGCATCCGCAATTGCGATTATTCGGCCGTGCGCGGCAATTCGGCGTCCAACATCCAGATCATGGGCAATAGCGTCGCTGACGTCCGCGAGGTGGCGCTGTATTCCGAATTCGCCTTCGAGGGCGCCGTGATCGCCAACAACACCGTGGACGGCGCGGCTTTAGGTGTTTCGGTGTGCAATTTCAACGAGGGCGGCCGCATCGCGGTAGTCCAGGGCAATATCATTCGCAACCTGCTGCCGAAGCGCCCGATCGGCACTGCACCGGACGACGATGCCGGCATCGGCATCTATGTCGAGGCCGATACTTCGGTCACCGGCAACGTGATCGAGAACGCACCCTCGTTCGGGATCATCGCCGGCTGGGGCAAATATCTGCGCGACGTCGTGATATCGGGCAATGTGATCCGCAAAGCCTTCGCCGGCGTCGGCGTATCGGTGGCGCCGGGCGCCGGCACCGCGCTGGTCAACAGCAACATGATCTCGGAAACGCCGCGCGGCGCCGTGGTCGGGCTCGATCACGCCCGGCCGATCACGCCGGATCTGTCCGCCGAGGGCGCGCAACGCTTTGCCCAGGTGGTGGTGGGAACGAACGCGGTGCGGAGGTAGAGCCTTCGTCGCCCCCCCAAAGCGCGTGACACCTCAAGACACGACGGTCCTCCGGCGCCGGACCATCAGGACGAAAACGACCGCGAGCGCCGACGTCACCGTGTACATCGTGAACGCATTGAGATAGCCGATCATCGCCGACTGGCGGGCGATCTCCTTCGCGACCCTGGCGAGGCCCGGCACGGTGTCGAAGTTCCATGCCCCCGTCAGGCCCGGCGTGGTGAGCGCCCGGTTATAGGGCGTGATCATCTCGGTCATGCGGCTGTAATTGGCGCCGGTCGTGCGCACGATCTCGGCGATCGACAGCGAGATGAAGAAGCTCGAGCCAATGTTGCGCAGCAGGTGGAAGATCGAGGACGCTTCGGCGTAGTCCTTCGCCTCCAGGGTGTCGAACGCCACCACCGTAATCGGCACCCAGACGACGCCGACGGCCAAGCCCTGAATGGCGCTGTTGATGACCAGGATCTCCATCGTCACATTGAGATCGAACGTCAGCATCCACAGGCCGGCCACGGTTTGCAGACCGAAGCCAAAGGCCATGCTGATGCGCGGATCGATCCGGCTCATGAAGCCCGCGGCAAGGAAGCCCACCAGCATTCCCATGCCGCGGGATCCGATCACCTGCCCGACCAGCGCATCGGAAAATCCGACATGCTGCTGCAGCAGCGGCGGCAACAACACCATCGGCGTGAAGTTCAACATGCCGTAGATCGTCACCAGCGCGAGTCCGATCGAATAGTTGCGGTCGGTCAGCAGCTTCAGGTTCAGGAACGGCGCGCGGGCGCCGAGGCTGTGCACGATGAATACGTAGAATGCGATAGCCGCGACCAGGCACTCGATCACGATTTCCGTCGAATTGAACCAGTCCAGCCGCACGCCGCGCGCGAGCACGAGCTGCACGGCGGCAAGCGCGGTAGCAAGCGCGAGGAAGCCGGTCCAGTCGAAGCGAACCTTCACCAGCCGCGTGGTGGACGGCAGGGTCAAGCTCATGCCGATCGTGGCGCAGATGCCGATCGGCACCAGCATGTAGAACGACCAGCGCCAGCTATGGATCTCGGCGAGATAGCCGCCGAAAATCGGACCGAAAACCGGCGCGACCGCGACCGCCATCCCGAAGATCGACATCACCATCGTATGCTGGTGGCGCGGGAAGGTGTCGAACAGGATCGACTGCGACAGCGGCACCACCGGCGCGCCCGCGCCGCCCTGAAGGATCCGCCACAACACCAGCATTTCGAGCGATTGCGCCATCCCGCACAGCATCGTTGCGACCGTGAAACAGGCAATCGAGTACACCACGACGCGCTTGGTGCCGAAGCGGGACACCAGCCAGCCGGTCATCGGCGTCACCACCGCGGTCGCGAGAATGTTGAACGTCATCGCCCAGGCGATCTCGTCCTGGGTGGCCGACATCGCGCCCTGCATCTGCGGCAGGATGGTCGATGTCGTCAGCAGCGCCGTGCCGTAGAGCGAGGACCCCAACACCACGGTAGCCAGCGTCAGATAACGCTGCGCCGCGGACATGGTCCTGGCCGGTCCCTCGGTATCGATGCTTGCGGAGCTCGAGGTCATGTCCCTGCGATCGAAAGATAATAACCTAGCTTACCAATTAAATAGCCTAGCTTACTAATTCGCCGGCGGCTACAATTGCCGCATGCCGAACACCGACGAATACATTGGTGTCGTGATCTCGGACGTCGCCCGCCTTTTGCGGACGGAGTTCGATCGCCGCGTGCGCCGGCTCGGGATCACCCGTGGGCAATGGCTGGTGCTGACCCGGCTGCACCGCCATCCGGGTGCATCGCTTTCGGAGCTTGCCGAGATGATGGAGGTGGAGAAGGCGACGGCGGGCCGCATGATCGACCGGCTGGTGGCCAATGGCTGGGTTGCGCGCCGGATCCAGCGTGACGACCGGCGCGTCAAGCGGGTCTTCCTCACGCCGGAAGCCGAGCGGGTGCACAAGCGGATCTGGCGCGTCGCCGAGGCAACGGTCGAGGACGCCCTCGTCAGTCTTTCCATGCGGGAGAGCAAGCAACTGATGACGTTGCTGCAGCGCGTCAAGAAGACCCTGGTTACTGCGGTGGATGACGCCCAGCCAGGGAGCGCTAGGGTTGCCGGCCGAAAACCCGTGCTGCGTGCCGGGCGCGGTCACAATGGGAAGGCCGCGCCATGATGAAGCGCCTGCGACCCTGGGCACTGGTGGGCGTGCCGGTACTCGTCCTTCTCGGCGCCCTGATTGTCTGGCTGCAGGGTGGCCGATACGCTTCGACCGAGAACGCCTACGTCAAGGCGGACATCACCCAGGTCGCCAGCGAAGTGCCCGGCCGGATTGTCGACGTGCGCGTTCGGGACCATGCGGTCGTCGCAGCAGGTGACGTGCTGTTGCGTCTCGATCCCGCGGCCTACCAGCTTGCCCTGGCGAAGGCCGAAGCCGAGATCGATTCCGCGCGCGCCGCCGTCGAGCAACTCAAGGTGAGCCTGCGCGAGATTCGGGCCGAGGCCACCGAGGCCGAGAACAAATTGTTGTATCTTCAAACCCAGGCCAAACGTCATCGCGATCTGTCCGGCCGCGGCGTCACTTCGACGGCCAGGGTCGAGCAGGCCAACAGCGAGGAACAGGAGGGGCAGGACCGCCTCGCGGTGCTGCAGCAGCGCATCGCACGTGTGGAAGCCGCACTCGGCGGAAAGCCGGACAGGCCGACCGACCAATATGCGGCGGTCCGCGAAAAGCAGGCGCTGCGCGATCGCGCGGCCCTGGATCTCGCCTATACGGAGATCAAGGCTCCGCGCGCCGGCGTGGTCGTCAATTTCAGGCTTCAGCTCGGCGAGCAGGTCAAGGCGCAGACGCCGCTATTCGCGCTCGTCACCGACCGCCGGCCCTGGCTCGAAGCCAACTTCAAGGAAACAGACCTGACCCACGTGGCCGTCGGACAGAAGGCAAAGGTCATCCTCGACATGCACCCCGACATCACCTGGGATGCCGAAGTGGAAAGCATCAGTCCGGCGACCGGCGCCGAGTTCGCGATCCTGCCGGCGCAGAATGCCTCGGGCAACTGGGTGAAGGTAGTGCAGCGCCTGCCGGTGCGGCTGCGGCTGATAGAGCGGCCGGGCGAGCCGCCGTTGCGCGCCGGCATGACCGCCTATGTCAGCATCGATACCGGGCGCACACGCAAGCTCTCCAGCATATTTGGCAGCGGCGCTGCGGTTGCAGCGCGCCCCGATCTGCAGGAGACGACCAAGACGGAATAGTGGGCTTACCCGTACGGCGCCCTACAGCGCGTTGCGGAGCAGCGGATAGCGCTGCTCGATCGCGGCACTATCCAGCGTCGGCTCCGGAGCACTCTGCATCGCTGCCACCAATGGCGCGTCTTCAGCACAAACCAGATCGCTTTCCACGAGAGTCGGAACAGCGGACAGCAGCGGCTCGTCCAGGATTTTCAGCGGCTGCGGCGAAGCGGCCTGATCACGCACCATCTCGCGGCGCGGCGGCGGCGCCTTGCTGCGGCCGAGCCATGACATGTCGATGGCGGAATTGTCGAATGACGCCTCGCGCGTCGACAGGCTGCGCCAGGTTTCGACCGCTGTCTTGGCCTCCTGGATATTTTCGAGGAATGCGAGTTCGCTGTGATAGCGGCGCCAACGGCCGGTCTCGAACAGCTCGGTCAGGTATTCCAGCCGCCGTTCGGCGAGATTGCACCAGCGCGCGACGACGTCGCGGCCATCTGCCACGTCCATTCGATGTGTCATGAGCCAGCCCGCAAGGAGAAAAACGGACGCGGACGCAACGAAACGAATCAGTCAAACGTGACAGAGATATTTTGTGGAAAACCTTAACGAAGTCTAGCGAGAGACGTTATTCAACCGCAGGCAGCGGCAGAAAACCGTACTGATGCGGGGTTTTCCGCTCTTTCCACGGTCAAGACACATCGGGGCATAGCCAGGCTGCGGGTTTCCGGTGCCCTGGGGAGCGCCCGCCTCTATCCTCCGATTTCACCGGGCTGAAAGTTTTCCGGATAGTGCCCGCAAAAAACGGCGCCAGAAACGAAAGACCCGTCCGGGGGGACAACCGGACGGGTCAAGCCATATGGGCGCTTGGGGTGGATGGGCGCTCGCGCCGAATACAGCCTCGATGGGGAGGGATAACCGCTCCCACATATATAGGTCGCAGCAGGGTCGCCGGACGTTCAAACCGTCGCGCGATTTTTTTAACTTTCTTGCCTGGTTCTGGGACGGAAAATCTATTGTGCGGCAGGGCGATTGGGCTCGCCGGCGGCCTATTTATCCGACGCCATGGCGGCTGCCGGCTGGTCCAGCGCCCGCGTCGCGGGAATTTCCTGCCGGTCCGGAACTTTCTCGGTCGCAGGCGGGGGCGAAGCCGATGCGACCGGAACCGCCGGGGCGCTGGCAGCCGAGACCGCGGCAAAGGCATCGGCTTCGCCGGCGCCGAATTGATCGTCGCGGCCGGGACTGCCCAGATCCCGTGCAGTCTTGATCAGGATGGCGCGCACTTCGCCGGGCTTCAACGCAGGATTGCGCTCCAGCATCAGGGCCACGAGGCCGCTGACATAGGCAGCGGAAAACGAGGTGCCGGAACTCATCTGGTATTTTTCGTCCGGCGCCGGCAGGAAGATATCGACGCCGGGCGCGGCGACCGCGATGTGGCTGCCGCGGTTCGATGCGGCGAATAGCTTGTCATGGGCGTCGGTGGCGCTGACCGCAATCACATTGCTGTTGGCTGCCGGAAACAGCGGCGGCGATTTCGGCCCGGCGTTGCCGGAGGCCGCGACCATCACGATGTCCCTCGCAGCCGTGGCGTTGATACCGCGCTCGATCAACGGATCCTTCGGACCGGCGAAGCTCATATTGATGATCTGCGCCCCGTGCAGGGCGGCGTAGTTGAGCGCCTTCAGGATCACGAAGGTCGTGCTTTCGGCGCCGTTCTGCGCCACGCCGAAGGCGCGGATGCCCAATATCCTCGCTTGCGGAGCGCTTCCCATCAACCGCGCATGCGACACGATCGCGCCGGCGATACCGGTGCCGTGGACATGCGGGCCTTCCTTGCTGCCGAGCGCGTCGAAATTGTCCGCAACGGCGTTCAGGAGTTCCGGGTGTCTTTCGTCGATTCCGGAATCGATCACGGCGATGGTGACATTGGCGCCGCTGGCCAGCGCATGGGCCTGCGGCAATCGAAGTTTTGCCAGCGCATATTGCGCCGGATCGCCCTCAGTCAATACCGTCTTGCGGTCCTGCAGCAGAAAGCGGAAATTCAGCTGCACCGAGCGAACGCCGGCGGCGCCCGCGAAAGCGCGGCGTACCGTCTCCACCGGGCGGCGGTCGGTGATGCGGAACAGGCCGATGATCGCGCCTATCAGCGGAAAATTCTGCGATTCGACGTGCACCAGGCCATACCGCCGCGCCAGCGCATCGGCCTGCACGTCGGACAGCGAGCCGTCGATCTCGGCCACGAATTCGCCCGGGATCGTGCTCGGGTTGAGCGCTGCCAGCGGTGTATTGCGGCTCGCGCCGCCGTTCTTGCCGTTCTTGGTGGATTTGCCGGCGCCGCCGCCATCTGCCGACGAGACCGGCTTGCCCTGACATTCGCCGCTGCTGGCGCGATAGGCGTAGCTGCAGGCCGACGAAAGATTCGGCGAATAGCGCGCATTGGGAAGCGTCGATGTCACCCCGATGCGCGGCGTCGCCCTCATCGTGACGTCGGGTCGCCCTCTGTCAACTCCCGTCACCGTCCTGCCCGCGACGTTAGGATCGATCCGTGGCGTCACCGTCGGATTGATGGTCGGTATCCTCGGCTGAATGTTGAGGTTGGGCGTGCGCATGACGCTTTGCGCCTGGACCGCCGGGATATCAGGGTACGCACACGACAAGGCGATCGCGCTCACTGCCAGCGCCGCCCGCCACGCCTTCATCAGCCAATTCGCATGATCGTGGAGCATGAGGCCTCGGGTTTACGCAGTATCGCGGATACTGCCGCCTATGGCGCAGCCACCGCGAGACTGACAATCTTCTCGCGCTGCAACCGGCTCAACAGCGCAGCAGCCTCATCCTTGCCCATCGCACTGTTGCCGAATTGCAGCCGGAACAGGCCGCCCTTGGCGCCGTCGACGATCGAGGCCTGATAGCTGTCGAGCAGCGCGGTGATGTCGGCGATACGCGCGTCGGGCACAAACCGCACCAGCGCACGCGGCGGCGGCGCCGGCGCCGCCAGATCGCGGGTGACAGGCGTGTTGGTGCTCAACGACGCCGTCTGGAACGAGGAGGTCTGGTTCTTCACCAGCACGGCGCCGATCACGCCGGCCTGCAGCAGCAGCGCCAGCGCGCCCAGGCTTGTCGACCAGGCCAGTGTCCGCGGCGACAGGCTCGCGAAGAATTCCGCGATCCGCGCCGAAATATTGAGCGACACCGAGGGGGTGCGCGCCGGCTCGCCGTCGATCGCGGCGAACAGCTTCTGCATGGCACGCGCGGACGGCGCGCCGAGGCTCTCGTTGAGGGAAATGGTTTCAGCGTATTCTTCCCGGATCGCGGCATATTGCCGGGCGAGCGCGGGGTCGCGCGCGAGCGCTTCGTCGACGCGGCGGGAATCGCGCACGTTCAGGGTGCCGGCCGCATGCCATGGCAACAGCATCTCGATCTCGCTGGGCTCTTGATCCAGCATTTGCCTGCTCAATGCCATCATGGCCAACCCCGTTCTATGCCGGCTGCCTTCAGCAAATCGGCCAGTTTCTTGCGCGCATAAAACAAGCGCGTCTTCACGGTGTTCTCGGGTATCCCGACGATTTCAGCGACCTCTTCCACGGATTTCTCGTGGTAGTAGACGAGATCGACGATCTCCCGATGCTCCGACGAAAGTGCGGTGAGGCACTTGCGCAACGCTTCACTGGTATCCTTCTTCTGCACCGCCACTTCGGGATCGTCGGACGTATCCTCGATCGCGTTGGCGGCCTCGTCATCCAGTTCACCGTCCTTCCTGCGCCGCAGCGCAGACAGGGCCTTGAATCGCGTAATTGCCAGCAGCCAGGTGGAAACGGCGGATCGACCTTCGAACTTGCCGGCCTGACGCCACACATCGAGGAACACCTCGCTGATGAGGTCCTCCGCAACCTGTTCATCCCGAACGAGCCGGAGCCCGAAACGGAACACCCTGACATGGTGCCTTCCGTACAGCACCTGCATGGCGAGCCGGTCGCCTTGAGCGATCCGAGCGATCAGGACATCGTCCGAAGCCGCCTGTGTCGCACTCAATGGCCGTCTCGCAAGGTTGGTCGGATTGGGTTGGCGGGTGGTTCGATGGGAAAGGCAAGATTCTTCAAATTGTCGCAAGTCCGCGGCTTCAACTGTGACATACCCCACAGAAGACCACAGCCGCGCAACGATCGCACGCAGCGAGGCGAACGAAACCAGGCAAATGGTATCATAATACCGAAAATCTCTCTTCGTCCGGGCGACCATCCACTGGTGACCTTAGCAAGGCTTTGCCGGCAAAGCAGCATCAGCGCACCGCGCCTGCGCCAGCCGGTTCCCAGTCGATTCGAGCGACTGGCATAACCTACCCGGATCCAGCCAATTTCCATTGCAAAACAAGGACAATAGCTGCCCATCGGGACTCCGGGTTCCGTCCCGAAAGATACCAAACCTAAAGGCTTGCTCCCTAAGATTTCGCCTACTCCATTTCATGCGGCGGGACATGAGCAGCGCAGCTTCATCGCTTCAAGGCCAGAGGACTGACGGGACGCCTGCGCTCGCCGGCAGGCTGACACCGGACGCGCTGAGACGCCGTGCCGGCCAGCGCCGTCAGATGTTCGTGGCGCAGGCCGTGAGTTATTCGCTCGGCGGGCTCGTCCTGCTGATCTATTCCTACGCGGGTACGGTCCCGATCATCATTCCATCCAGCTATTTCCTGTCCGGCCTGACCCTGACGGGTGTTTTTGCCGTGCTGTCGGAAGCCCACTTCAACGACAGGTTTGAGGATCACTATCTCACGATCTCCCAGATCGCCTGCAACGTCGCGCTGCAGCTCGGTTTCCTGATGGTAGCCCCCGAGATCGGATATGCGTTTCTGAGCGTACTTTTCCTCATCTTCGGATTTGGCGCGCTGCGGATGACCTCGTGGCAGGCAGCCATTGCCTGGACCCTTACGGCGCTGGGCGTGGCTCCGATTTTTCTGTTTACCGACGTTCCGATCGGAATGCCGGTCTCAACTCCCATGGAACGCCTGGCCGCGATGCTCGCCTTCGTCCTCACGATCGGACAGTGTGCGTTTGTGGGCCTCTACGGCAGCTCGATGCGAATGATGCTCTACAAGCGCGGTGTCGAGCTCAAGGCAGCCAACAAGCGCATCGAGGAACTCGCCGAGCTCGACGAGCTGACCGGCTCGTTCAACCGCCGTTGCATCATGCGGGTGCTGGATGACGAGGTCGCCCGCGCCCATCGCAGCAAGGCGCCCTGCTCGGTCGCCCTGATTGATCTCGACTGGTTCAAGCGCATCAACGATGCCTATGGCCACCCCACCGGCGACGAAGTGCTCAGGACATTCGCCATCACCGTGTTCGCGAACCTCCGCGCCATTGACAAGTTCGGCCGTTATGGCGGCGAGGAATTCCTGCTGGTGCTTCCCGATACGCCCGATGACAGTGCCGCTCGCATCCTCGACCGGCTGCGCGCGATCATCGCCGATCTCGACTGGAGCGCGTTCTCGCCCGGCATGCGGGTGACGATCTCCGCCGGCGTCGCGACGCTGAAGCCGAATGAGACGCCCGACGCCATTCTCGCGCGCGCCGACAGCGCGCTTTACGCAGCCAAGGCACAGGGACGCAATCGCATCGCCAGCGCCTGATCTCAAATACCCTCCCGGGGACGGAGAAACCGTCGCCATATTACATATACGCTCCAGGATAGAGTCATGGGTTCGAAGTCCGCCGCCAATACCGAAAGTCTGCTCGACGAACTGCAGACCACGCTCGCACATGGGACCGTCGCGCGCCGGGTCGAGACGCTGCGAAAGGTAACCGATCTCTTCATCAACGGCGCGGTGGATTATTCGGACGAACAGATCGGACTGTTCGACGACGTCTTCCAGTGCCTGATGGAGCACATCGAGACCTCCGCCAGGGCGCTGCTGGCCAATCGCCTCGCGCCGATCGACACCGCCCCGACCGGCACCATTCGCGCGCTGGCGTTCGACGACATCATCGAAGTCGCGGCTCCGGTACTGTCGAGATCGGAGCGCCTCGACGACGAAACGCTGATCGAGACCGCGCGCAACAAGAGCCAGGCGCACTTGCTGGCGATTTCGATACGACGGGTGCTGAGCGGCGCGGTAACCGACGTGCTGGTACTGCGCGGCAATGACGAGGTGATCCACAGCACCGTCAACAATCCCGGCGCTGAATTCTCCGAGCGGGGCTTCACCCGGCTGGTGCATCGCGCCGAGGGCGACGACAGCCTCGCGACCTGCCTCGGCATGCGCCCGACGATTCCGCGGCATCTCTACCTGAAGCTGATCGCCAAGGCGTCAGCGACGGTGCGCGAGCGCCTCGAAGCCGCCCACCCGCGGCAGGCGGGGGAAGTGCCGACCGCGGTGCGGGAAGCGACGCGGC
The genomic region above belongs to Bradyrhizobium sediminis and contains:
- a CDS encoding GGDEF domain-containing protein; this translates as MSSAASSLQGQRTDGTPALAGRLTPDALRRRAGQRRQMFVAQAVSYSLGGLVLLIYSYAGTVPIIIPSSYFLSGLTLTGVFAVLSEAHFNDRFEDHYLTISQIACNVALQLGFLMVAPEIGYAFLSVLFLIFGFGALRMTSWQAAIAWTLTALGVAPIFLFTDVPIGMPVSTPMERLAAMLAFVLTIGQCAFVGLYGSSMRMMLYKRGVELKAANKRIEELAELDELTGSFNRRCIMRVLDDEVARAHRSKAPCSVALIDLDWFKRINDAYGHPTGDEVLRTFAITVFANLRAIDKFGRYGGEEFLLVLPDTPDDSAARILDRLRAIIADLDWSAFSPGMRVTISAGVATLKPNETPDAILARADSALYAAKAQGRNRIASA
- a CDS encoding TIGR03808 family TAT-translocated repetitive protein codes for the protein MDVNRRHLIGTAAAGAAGALAMSSDAARAAPPTSALGRDVTQYGVRPGNPDDQTKALQRAIDEAARAQVPLALPPGVYRTGMLRLQSGTQLVGVRGATKLVFTGGASMLQGEGAGNIGLTNITLDGGGIPLPKRRGLVHCLGGRDIRIVDCEISASGGNGIWFEQVSGDISGNIITRSATTAIVSFDALGLLVSRNTILGTNDNGIEILRTAIGDDGTLVADNRIEDIKAGPGGSGQYGNAINAFRAGNVIVRGNRIRNCDYSAVRGNSASNIQIMGNSVADVREVALYSEFAFEGAVIANNTVDGAALGVSVCNFNEGGRIAVVQGNIIRNLLPKRPIGTAPDDDAGIGIYVEADTSVTGNVIENAPSFGIIAGWGKYLRDVVISGNVIRKAFAGVGVSVAPGAGTALVNSNMISETPRGAVVGLDHARPITPDLSAEGAQRFAQVVVGTNAVRR
- a CDS encoding S8 family serine peptidase translates to MLHDHANWLMKAWRAALAVSAIALSCAYPDIPAVQAQSVMRTPNLNIQPRIPTINPTVTPRIDPNVAGRTVTGVDRGRPDVTMRATPRIGVTSTLPNARYSPNLSSACSYAYRASSGECQGKPVSSADGGGAGKSTKNGKNGGASRNTPLAALNPSTIPGEFVAEIDGSLSDVQADALARRYGLVHVESQNFPLIGAIIGLFRITDRRPVETVRRAFAGAAGVRSVQLNFRFLLQDRKTVLTEGDPAQYALAKLRLPQAHALASGANVTIAVIDSGIDERHPELLNAVADNFDALGSKEGPHVHGTGIAGAIVSHARLMGSAPQARILGIRAFGVAQNGAESTTFVILKALNYAALHGAQIINMSFAGPKDPLIERGINATAARDIVMVAASGNAGPKSPPLFPAANSNVIAVSATDAHDKLFAASNRGSHIAVAAPGVDIFLPAPDEKYQMSSGTSFSAAYVSGLVALMLERNPALKPGEVRAILIKTARDLGSPGRDDQFGAGEADAFAAVSAASAPAVPVASASPPPATEKVPDRQEIPATRALDQPAAAMASDK
- a CDS encoding DHA2 family efflux MFS transporter permease subunit, coding for MTSSSASIDTEGPARTMSAAQRYLTLATVVLGSSLYGTALLTTSTILPQMQGAMSATQDEIAWAMTFNILATAVVTPMTGWLVSRFGTKRVVVYSIACFTVATMLCGMAQSLEMLVLWRILQGGAGAPVVPLSQSILFDTFPRHQHTMVMSIFGMAVAVAPVFGPIFGGYLAEIHSWRWSFYMLVPIGICATIGMSLTLPSTTRLVKVRFDWTGFLALATALAAVQLVLARGVRLDWFNSTEIVIECLVAAIAFYVFIVHSLGARAPFLNLKLLTDRNYSIGLALVTIYGMLNFTPMVLLPPLLQQHVGFSDALVGQVIGSRGMGMLVGFLAAGFMSRIDPRISMAFGFGLQTVAGLWMLTFDLNVTMEILVINSAIQGLAVGVVWVPITVVAFDTLEAKDYAEASSIFHLLRNIGSSFFISLSIAEIVRTTGANYSRMTEMITPYNRALTTPGLTGAWNFDTVPGLARVAKEIARQSAMIGYLNAFTMYTVTSALAVVFVLMVRRRRTVVS
- a CDS encoding MarR family winged helix-turn-helix transcriptional regulator, whose translation is MPNTDEYIGVVISDVARLLRTEFDRRVRRLGITRGQWLVLTRLHRHPGASLSELAEMMEVEKATAGRMIDRLVANGWVARRIQRDDRRVKRVFLTPEAERVHKRIWRVAEATVEDALVSLSMRESKQLMTLLQRVKKTLVTAVDDAQPGSARVAGRKPVLRAGRGHNGKAAP
- a CDS encoding sigma-70 family RNA polymerase sigma factor, with the translated sequence MSATQAASDDVLIARIAQGDRLAMQVLYGRHHVRVFRFGLRLVRDEQVAEDLISEVFLDVWRQAGKFEGRSAVSTWLLAITRFKALSALRRRKDGELDDEAANAIEDTSDDPEVAVQKKDTSEALRKCLTALSSEHREIVDLVYYHEKSVEEVAEIVGIPENTVKTRLFYARKKLADLLKAAGIERGWP
- a CDS encoding HlyD family secretion protein, which gives rise to MMKRLRPWALVGVPVLVLLGALIVWLQGGRYASTENAYVKADITQVASEVPGRIVDVRVRDHAVVAAGDVLLRLDPAAYQLALAKAEAEIDSARAAVEQLKVSLREIRAEATEAENKLLYLQTQAKRHRDLSGRGVTSTARVEQANSEEQEGQDRLAVLQQRIARVEAALGGKPDRPTDQYAAVREKQALRDRAALDLAYTEIKAPRAGVVVNFRLQLGEQVKAQTPLFALVTDRRPWLEANFKETDLTHVAVGQKAKVILDMHPDITWDAEVESISPATGAEFAILPAQNASGNWVKVVQRLPVRLRLIERPGEPPLRAGMTAYVSIDTGRTRKLSSIFGSGAAVAARPDLQETTKTE
- a CDS encoding TIGR03809 family protein translates to MDVADGRDVVARWCNLAERRLEYLTELFETGRWRRYHSELAFLENIQEAKTAVETWRSLSTREASFDNSAIDMSWLGRSKAPPPRREMVRDQAASPQPLKILDEPLLSAVPTLVESDLVCAEDAPLVAAMQSAPEPTLDSAAIEQRYPLLRNAL
- a CDS encoding pyroglutamyl-peptidase I; this translates as MSDKLRILITGFGPFPGAPYNPTQPLVARLLRLRRPALGDVELSGHIFPVTYKAVDRELPELLAAKRPQALLSFGLASRTPYVRVETRARNAVTTLWPDADHTRVRKGSIAGGADAMMFGPHTARLLCTALGTGVDARASRDAGSYLCNYLSWRAIEATCSDNGLRLAAFVHVPPLARDGTQQRKGPARRVTLEELVDAGEAMLLEMVRLARRAARENA